In Haematobia irritans isolate KBUSLIRL chromosome 1, ASM5000362v1, whole genome shotgun sequence, a genomic segment contains:
- the Drice gene encoding death related ICE-like caspase isoform X1: MENSENQTIMETSKEDFPDAFGSNPSAGGVGYYSSSGYHNSTQHGAIAQLANKGFNSSTPNYTARMPTDRHAVEYNMGHRNRGLALIFNHEHFTVQTLKSRSGTNVDCDNLARCLKQLDFDVQIHKDCTLKELVRHVEWAANQDHTNSDCILITILSHGELGYIYAKDTQYKLDSIWSYFTAQHCPTLAGKPKLFFIQACQGDRLDGGVTLKRVVTQTDGESSMSYKIPVHADFLIAYSTIPGFYSWRNTTRGSWFMQSLCAELAANGKRYDILTLLTFVCQRVAVDFESCTPDTPDMHQQKQIPCITTMLTRILRFSDKNSTLPAARV; this comes from the exons atggaaaattctgaAAACCAAACGATAATGGAGACAAGCAAGGAGGACTTTCCCGATGCTTTTGGATCTAACCCTAGCGCAGGAGGCGTTGGATACTATAGTAGTAGTGGATACCATAACTCCACTCAACACGGCGCTATAGCACAATTGGCCAACAAGGGTTTCAATTCATCAACCCCTAATTACACTGCAAGGATGCCAACTGATCGCCACGCTGTGGAATACAATATGGGTCATAGAAATCGAGGTCTAG CATTGATTTTCAACCATGAACATTTCACAGTGCAAACACTAAAGTCCCGATCAGGTACTAATGTTGACTGTGATAATTTGGCAAGATGTCTTAAGCAACTTGATTTCGATGTTCAGATACACAAGGACTGCACATTAAAAGAGCTTGTTCGCCATGTTGAGTGGGCTGCAAACCAAGATCACACGAATAGTGATTGtatattaataacaatattATCGCATGGAGAGCTTGGTTATATATACGCTAAGGATACTCAATACAAATTAGACAGTATTTGGAGCTACTTTACTGCCCAACATTGTCCCACATTGGCGGGGAAACcgaaactattttttattcaagcgTGCCAAGGAGATCGTCTTGATGGCGGTGTGACTTTGAAGCGGGTAGTAACACAAACCGATGGTGAGTCATCCATGAGTTATAAAATCCCTGTACATGCAGACTTTCTCATAGCGTACTCTACTATACCGGGATTTTATTCGTGGCGAAATACAACTCGTGGCTCTTGGTTCATGCAGTCTCTTTGTGCTGAACTCGCTGCAAATGGAAAGCGATACGACATATTGACATTGCTAACATTTGTATGCCAACGTGTAGCTGTAGATTTCGAGTCCTGCACACCAGATACACCAGATATGCACCAGCAGAAGCAGATTCCATGTATTACAACTATGTTGACAAGAATATTAcgcttttcagataaaaattccaCGCTGCCCGCAGCAAGAGTGTAG
- the Drice gene encoding death related ICE-like caspase isoform X2 — MENSENQTIMETSKEDFPDAFGSNPSAGGVGYYSSSGYHNSTQHGAIAQLANKGFNSSTPNYTARMPTDRHAVEYNMGHRNRGLALIFNHEHFTVQTLKSRSGTNVDCDNLARCLKQLDFDVQIHKDCTLKELVRHVEWAANQDHTNSDCILITILSHGELGYIYAKDTQYKLDSIWSYFTAQHCPTLAGKPKLFFIQACQGDRLDGGVTLKRVVTQTDAYSTIPGFYSWRNTTRGSWFMQSLCAELAANGKRYDILTLLTFVCQRVAVDFESCTPDTPDMHQQKQIPCITTMLTRILRFSDKNSTLPAARV, encoded by the exons atggaaaattctgaAAACCAAACGATAATGGAGACAAGCAAGGAGGACTTTCCCGATGCTTTTGGATCTAACCCTAGCGCAGGAGGCGTTGGATACTATAGTAGTAGTGGATACCATAACTCCACTCAACACGGCGCTATAGCACAATTGGCCAACAAGGGTTTCAATTCATCAACCCCTAATTACACTGCAAGGATGCCAACTGATCGCCACGCTGTGGAATACAATATGGGTCATAGAAATCGAGGTCTAG CATTGATTTTCAACCATGAACATTTCACAGTGCAAACACTAAAGTCCCGATCAGGTACTAATGTTGACTGTGATAATTTGGCAAGATGTCTTAAGCAACTTGATTTCGATGTTCAGATACACAAGGACTGCACATTAAAAGAGCTTGTTCGCCATGTTGAGTGGGCTGCAAACCAAGATCACACGAATAGTGATTGtatattaataacaatattATCGCATGGAGAGCTTGGTTATATATACGCTAAGGATACTCAATACAAATTAGACAGTATTTGGAGCTACTTTACTGCCCAACATTGTCCCACATTGGCGGGGAAACcgaaactattttttattcaagcgTGCCAAGGAGATCGTCTTGATGGCGGTGTGACTTTGAAGCGGGTAGTAACACAAACCGATG CGTACTCTACTATACCGGGATTTTATTCGTGGCGAAATACAACTCGTGGCTCTTGGTTCATGCAGTCTCTTTGTGCTGAACTCGCTGCAAATGGAAAGCGATACGACATATTGACATTGCTAACATTTGTATGCCAACGTGTAGCTGTAGATTTCGAGTCCTGCACACCAGATACACCAGATATGCACCAGCAGAAGCAGATTCCATGTATTACAACTATGTTGACAAGAATATTAcgcttttcagataaaaattccaCGCTGCCCGCAGCAAGAGTGTAG